In Desulfobacteraceae bacterium, one DNA window encodes the following:
- a CDS encoding ferritin family protein: MQDERLAGLIATAIKREEEAYDFYMGIHAKVRDEATRDTIAFVANEEKKHKAFLVQYRDGDFAADAMRMSDVVFYKIAEYQEEPEVKENLDSAEVFLVAAHRELRSNQFYTELAKLHPPGGTQDMLFKMANEELKHKEKMEYLYANAAFPQTSGG, from the coding sequence ATGCAGGACGAGAGACTCGCAGGCCTGATCGCAACGGCCATCAAGCGTGAGGAAGAAGCCTACGATTTTTACATGGGGATTCATGCCAAGGTTCGGGACGAAGCCACCCGCGACACGATTGCCTTCGTGGCCAATGAGGAAAAGAAGCACAAGGCGTTCCTGGTTCAATACCGGGACGGGGATTTCGCTGCGGATGCCATGCGGATGAGTGACGTGGTCTTCTACAAGATCGCGGAATACCAGGAGGAGCCCGAGGTCAAGGAGAATCTCGACAGTGCGGAGGTGTTTCTGGTGGCCGCTCACCGGGAGCTTCGCTCCAACCAGTTCTACACCGAACTGGCCAAACTGCACCCACCCGGCGGCACACAGGACATGCTGTTCAAGATGGCCAACGAGGAGCTCAAGCACAAGGAGAAAATGGAATACCTCTACGCCAATGCAGCCTTTCCCCAGACCTCG
- a CDS encoding P-II family nitrogen regulator → MKKIEAVIKPFKLDEVKDALNKLGIKGMMISEIKGFGRQRGHKEIYRGAEYQVDFVPKIKIGVVADDDMTDRIIAGIKDAAFTGKIGDGKIFVYPVEQAIRIRTGESGNEAL, encoded by the coding sequence ATGAAAAAGATTGAGGCGGTCATCAAGCCGTTTAAACTGGACGAGGTCAAGGACGCGCTCAACAAGCTGGGCATCAAGGGCATGATGATCAGCGAGATCAAAGGCTTCGGCCGCCAGCGGGGCCACAAGGAAATTTACCGCGGTGCCGAGTACCAGGTGGATTTCGTCCCCAAGATCAAAATCGGGGTGGTGGCCGATGACGACATGACCGACCGGATCATTGCCGGCATAAAAGACGCCGCCTTCACCGGCAAGATCGGCGACGGCAAGATTTTTGTCTACCCCGTGGAACAGGCCATTCGCATCCGGACCGGAGAGTCTGGAAATGAAGCGTTATAG
- a CDS encoding thioesterase family protein translates to MKDSLKPGLSFEFRFKVPENKTVPYLYPEIPEGQVMPKVFATGYMVGLFEFACIQAINPHIDWPREQTVGVHVDVSHTAATPPGFTVTVKGRLEKVEGRRLTFHLQADDGVDAISEGVHQRFVIDAEKFKRQVAAKAAGNLETK, encoded by the coding sequence ATGAAAGATTCGCTGAAACCCGGGCTGAGCTTCGAGTTCCGGTTCAAGGTGCCCGAAAACAAGACGGTCCCCTACCTTTACCCTGAAATTCCGGAAGGCCAGGTCATGCCCAAGGTGTTCGCCACGGGGTATATGGTGGGGCTTTTCGAGTTTGCCTGCATTCAGGCGATCAACCCCCACATCGACTGGCCCCGCGAGCAGACCGTGGGGGTGCATGTCGACGTGAGCCACACCGCTGCTACCCCGCCGGGTTTCACCGTCACGGTCAAGGGGCGGCTGGAGAAAGTCGAAGGCCGTCGGCTCACCTTCCATCTGCAGGCTGATGACGGGGTGGACGCCATTTCCGAAGGGGTCCACCAGCGGTTCGTGATCGATGCCGAGAAATTCAAGCGCCAGGTGGCCGCCAAGGCGGCCGGCAACCTTGAAACCAAGTAG